One part of the Carassius gibelio isolate Cgi1373 ecotype wild population from Czech Republic chromosome B6, carGib1.2-hapl.c, whole genome shotgun sequence genome encodes these proteins:
- the LOC127960061 gene encoding sodium-coupled neutral amino acid transporter 3 isoform X1: MEPVRSEMSVLSNGKGHDLGEEMCVPMKTMMEEEHSCTHHNSRFDDPGSTLTENIEFLPNGEGKKPRFTDFEGKTSFGMSVFNLGNAIMGSGILGLAYAMANTGILLFLFLLTAVAGLSCYSIHLLLKSSGVVGIRSYEQLGFRAFGMTGKLAAGIAITLQNIGAMSSYLYIIKSEFPLVLQAFLKADTTSGEWYLNGNYLVVLVSLSVILPLALMKQLGYLGYASGFSLSCMVFFLSAVIYKKFQILCPFEEFSANSTLTHTHSNVTVNHNHGYQNGHVMEDDSYCSPQMFTVNTHTAYTIPILAFAFVCHPEVLPIYTELRNPTQRKMQHVSNVSILIMYTMYFLAALFGYLTFYTNVEPELLHTYSRIDPYDTLILCVRLAVLTAVTLTVPIVLFPVRRAIQEMIFPNKTFNWIRHIAIAVVLLTFINMLVIFAPNILGIFGVIGATSAPCLIFIFPAVFYIRIVPKDKEPMRSTPKIFAACFAGLGVLFMIMSLGFIIIDWTSGSSSGLGGH, from the exons ATGGAACCTGTCAGATCAGAAATGAGTGTCCTTTCCAATGGGAAAGGTCATGACCTGGGAGAAGAAATGTGCGTGCCGATGAAGACTATGATGGAGGAAGAACA CAGCTGTACCCATCACAACAG CAGGTTTGATGATCCTGGCAGCACACTTACTGAGAACATTGAGTTCCTGCCCAACGGCGAGGGAAAGAAGCCACGTTTCACTGAT TTTGAGGGGAAGACCTCTTTTGGCATGTCAGTCTTCAATTTGGGCAATGCCATTATGGGCAGTGGGATATTGGGATTGGCCTACGCTATGGCCAATACTGGCATACTGCTTTTCTT GTTTCTCCTCACGGCTGTAGCTGGTCTCTCTTGCTATTCTATTCACCTCCTGCTGAAGTCCTCTGGTGTTGTGG GAATCAGATCTTATGAACAGCTGGGATTCAGGGCCTTCGGAATGACAGGGAAGTTGGCAGCCGGAATCGCTATCACTCTTCAAAACATTGGAG CCATGTCCAGTTACTTATACATCATCAAGTCAGAGTTCCCGCTGGTGCTGCAGGCGTTTTTGAAAGCAGATACCACTTCAGG GGAATGGTATCTTAATGGAAACTACTTGGTGGTGcttgtgtctctctctgtcaTCCTACCTTTGGCTCTAATGAAACAGCTGG gatACCTTGGTTATGCCAGTGGTTTTTCACTCAGCTGCATGGTCTTCTTCCTCAGTGCA GTGATCTATAAGAAGTTCCAGATTCTGTGCCCATTTGAGGAGTTTTCAGCCAATAGCACGCTGACACACACTCATTCAAACGTGACTGTGAACCACAACCACGGCTACCAGAACGGACATGTGATGGAGGACGACTCCTACTGCAGTCCGCAGATGTTTACCGTCAACACACAT ACTGCATACACCATCCCCATTCTCGCCTTCGCGTTTGTCTGCCACCCTGAGGTCCTGCCCATCTACACTGAACTGCGCAA ccCAACTCAGAGGAAGATGCAGCACGTTTCCAACGTCTCCATTCTGATCATGTACACCATGTACTTCCTTGCTGCTCTCTTTGGATACCTAACATTTTACA CTAATGTTGAGCCCGAGCTTCTGCACACATACAGCAGGATCGACCCTTACGACACTCTCATCCTCTGCGTGCGTTTGGCTGTGCTCACCGCCGTCACGCTGACTGTGCCCATCGTTCTGTTCCCA GTGCGAAGAGCCATTCAAGAGATGATATTCCCTAATAAGACCTTCAACTGGATCCGACACATTGCCATCGCTGTCGTTCTCCTGACCTTCATCAATATGCTGGTCATCTTCGCTCCCAACATCCTGGGCATCTTTGGCGTCATTG GTGCAACATCCGCTCCGTGTCTTATCTTCATCTTCCCTGCTGTCTTCTACATCCGTATTGTTCCCAAGGATAAAGAGCCAATGCGCTCTACTCCTAAAATCTTT gCTGCCTGTTTTGCTGGACTGGGCGTGTTGTTTATGATAATGAGCTTGGGCTTCATCATCATTGATTGGACATCAGGCAGCAGCAGTGGTCTGGGTGGCCACTAG
- the LOC127960061 gene encoding sodium-coupled neutral amino acid transporter 3 isoform X3 encodes MEPVRSEMSVLSNGKGHDLGEEMCVPMKTMMEEEHCTHHNSRFDDPGSTLTENIEFLPNGEGKKPRFTDFEGKTSFGMSVFNLGNAIMGSGILGLAYAMANTGILLFLFLLTAVAGLSCYSIHLLLKSSGVVGIRSYEQLGFRAFGMTGKLAAGIAITLQNIGAMSSYLYIIKSEFPLVLQAFLKADTTSGEWYLNGNYLVVLVSLSVILPLALMKQLGYLGYASGFSLSCMVFFLSAVIYKKFQILCPFEEFSANSTLTHTHSNVTVNHNHGYQNGHVMEDDSYCSPQMFTVNTHTAYTIPILAFAFVCHPEVLPIYTELRNPTQRKMQHVSNVSILIMYTMYFLAALFGYLTFYTNVEPELLHTYSRIDPYDTLILCVRLAVLTAVTLTVPIVLFPVRRAIQEMIFPNKTFNWIRHIAIAVVLLTFINMLVIFAPNILGIFGVIGATSAPCLIFIFPAVFYIRIVPKDKEPMRSTPKIFAACFAGLGVLFMIMSLGFIIIDWTSGSSSGLGGH; translated from the exons ATGGAACCTGTCAGATCAGAAATGAGTGTCCTTTCCAATGGGAAAGGTCATGACCTGGGAGAAGAAATGTGCGTGCCGATGAAGACTATGATGGAGGAAGAACA CTGTACCCATCACAACAG CAGGTTTGATGATCCTGGCAGCACACTTACTGAGAACATTGAGTTCCTGCCCAACGGCGAGGGAAAGAAGCCACGTTTCACTGAT TTTGAGGGGAAGACCTCTTTTGGCATGTCAGTCTTCAATTTGGGCAATGCCATTATGGGCAGTGGGATATTGGGATTGGCCTACGCTATGGCCAATACTGGCATACTGCTTTTCTT GTTTCTCCTCACGGCTGTAGCTGGTCTCTCTTGCTATTCTATTCACCTCCTGCTGAAGTCCTCTGGTGTTGTGG GAATCAGATCTTATGAACAGCTGGGATTCAGGGCCTTCGGAATGACAGGGAAGTTGGCAGCCGGAATCGCTATCACTCTTCAAAACATTGGAG CCATGTCCAGTTACTTATACATCATCAAGTCAGAGTTCCCGCTGGTGCTGCAGGCGTTTTTGAAAGCAGATACCACTTCAGG GGAATGGTATCTTAATGGAAACTACTTGGTGGTGcttgtgtctctctctgtcaTCCTACCTTTGGCTCTAATGAAACAGCTGG gatACCTTGGTTATGCCAGTGGTTTTTCACTCAGCTGCATGGTCTTCTTCCTCAGTGCA GTGATCTATAAGAAGTTCCAGATTCTGTGCCCATTTGAGGAGTTTTCAGCCAATAGCACGCTGACACACACTCATTCAAACGTGACTGTGAACCACAACCACGGCTACCAGAACGGACATGTGATGGAGGACGACTCCTACTGCAGTCCGCAGATGTTTACCGTCAACACACAT ACTGCATACACCATCCCCATTCTCGCCTTCGCGTTTGTCTGCCACCCTGAGGTCCTGCCCATCTACACTGAACTGCGCAA ccCAACTCAGAGGAAGATGCAGCACGTTTCCAACGTCTCCATTCTGATCATGTACACCATGTACTTCCTTGCTGCTCTCTTTGGATACCTAACATTTTACA CTAATGTTGAGCCCGAGCTTCTGCACACATACAGCAGGATCGACCCTTACGACACTCTCATCCTCTGCGTGCGTTTGGCTGTGCTCACCGCCGTCACGCTGACTGTGCCCATCGTTCTGTTCCCA GTGCGAAGAGCCATTCAAGAGATGATATTCCCTAATAAGACCTTCAACTGGATCCGACACATTGCCATCGCTGTCGTTCTCCTGACCTTCATCAATATGCTGGTCATCTTCGCTCCCAACATCCTGGGCATCTTTGGCGTCATTG GTGCAACATCCGCTCCGTGTCTTATCTTCATCTTCCCTGCTGTCTTCTACATCCGTATTGTTCCCAAGGATAAAGAGCCAATGCGCTCTACTCCTAAAATCTTT gCTGCCTGTTTTGCTGGACTGGGCGTGTTGTTTATGATAATGAGCTTGGGCTTCATCATCATTGATTGGACATCAGGCAGCAGCAGTGGTCTGGGTGGCCACTAG
- the LOC127960061 gene encoding sodium-coupled neutral amino acid transporter 3 isoform X5 codes for MEPVRSEMSVLSNGKGHDLGEEMCVPMKTMMEEEHRFDDPGSTLTENIEFLPNGEGKKPRFTDFEGKTSFGMSVFNLGNAIMGSGILGLAYAMANTGILLFLFLLTAVAGLSCYSIHLLLKSSGVVGIRSYEQLGFRAFGMTGKLAAGIAITLQNIGAMSSYLYIIKSEFPLVLQAFLKADTTSGEWYLNGNYLVVLVSLSVILPLALMKQLGYLGYASGFSLSCMVFFLSAVIYKKFQILCPFEEFSANSTLTHTHSNVTVNHNHGYQNGHVMEDDSYCSPQMFTVNTHTAYTIPILAFAFVCHPEVLPIYTELRNPTQRKMQHVSNVSILIMYTMYFLAALFGYLTFYTNVEPELLHTYSRIDPYDTLILCVRLAVLTAVTLTVPIVLFPVRRAIQEMIFPNKTFNWIRHIAIAVVLLTFINMLVIFAPNILGIFGVIGATSAPCLIFIFPAVFYIRIVPKDKEPMRSTPKIFAACFAGLGVLFMIMSLGFIIIDWTSGSSSGLGGH; via the exons ATGGAACCTGTCAGATCAGAAATGAGTGTCCTTTCCAATGGGAAAGGTCATGACCTGGGAGAAGAAATGTGCGTGCCGATGAAGACTATGATGGAGGAAGAACA CAGGTTTGATGATCCTGGCAGCACACTTACTGAGAACATTGAGTTCCTGCCCAACGGCGAGGGAAAGAAGCCACGTTTCACTGAT TTTGAGGGGAAGACCTCTTTTGGCATGTCAGTCTTCAATTTGGGCAATGCCATTATGGGCAGTGGGATATTGGGATTGGCCTACGCTATGGCCAATACTGGCATACTGCTTTTCTT GTTTCTCCTCACGGCTGTAGCTGGTCTCTCTTGCTATTCTATTCACCTCCTGCTGAAGTCCTCTGGTGTTGTGG GAATCAGATCTTATGAACAGCTGGGATTCAGGGCCTTCGGAATGACAGGGAAGTTGGCAGCCGGAATCGCTATCACTCTTCAAAACATTGGAG CCATGTCCAGTTACTTATACATCATCAAGTCAGAGTTCCCGCTGGTGCTGCAGGCGTTTTTGAAAGCAGATACCACTTCAGG GGAATGGTATCTTAATGGAAACTACTTGGTGGTGcttgtgtctctctctgtcaTCCTACCTTTGGCTCTAATGAAACAGCTGG gatACCTTGGTTATGCCAGTGGTTTTTCACTCAGCTGCATGGTCTTCTTCCTCAGTGCA GTGATCTATAAGAAGTTCCAGATTCTGTGCCCATTTGAGGAGTTTTCAGCCAATAGCACGCTGACACACACTCATTCAAACGTGACTGTGAACCACAACCACGGCTACCAGAACGGACATGTGATGGAGGACGACTCCTACTGCAGTCCGCAGATGTTTACCGTCAACACACAT ACTGCATACACCATCCCCATTCTCGCCTTCGCGTTTGTCTGCCACCCTGAGGTCCTGCCCATCTACACTGAACTGCGCAA ccCAACTCAGAGGAAGATGCAGCACGTTTCCAACGTCTCCATTCTGATCATGTACACCATGTACTTCCTTGCTGCTCTCTTTGGATACCTAACATTTTACA CTAATGTTGAGCCCGAGCTTCTGCACACATACAGCAGGATCGACCCTTACGACACTCTCATCCTCTGCGTGCGTTTGGCTGTGCTCACCGCCGTCACGCTGACTGTGCCCATCGTTCTGTTCCCA GTGCGAAGAGCCATTCAAGAGATGATATTCCCTAATAAGACCTTCAACTGGATCCGACACATTGCCATCGCTGTCGTTCTCCTGACCTTCATCAATATGCTGGTCATCTTCGCTCCCAACATCCTGGGCATCTTTGGCGTCATTG GTGCAACATCCGCTCCGTGTCTTATCTTCATCTTCCCTGCTGTCTTCTACATCCGTATTGTTCCCAAGGATAAAGAGCCAATGCGCTCTACTCCTAAAATCTTT gCTGCCTGTTTTGCTGGACTGGGCGTGTTGTTTATGATAATGAGCTTGGGCTTCATCATCATTGATTGGACATCAGGCAGCAGCAGTGGTCTGGGTGGCCACTAG
- the LOC127960061 gene encoding sodium-coupled neutral amino acid transporter 3 isoform X4 — MEPVRSEMSVLSNGKGHDLGEEMCVPMKTMMEEEHCTHHNRFDDPGSTLTENIEFLPNGEGKKPRFTDFEGKTSFGMSVFNLGNAIMGSGILGLAYAMANTGILLFLFLLTAVAGLSCYSIHLLLKSSGVVGIRSYEQLGFRAFGMTGKLAAGIAITLQNIGAMSSYLYIIKSEFPLVLQAFLKADTTSGEWYLNGNYLVVLVSLSVILPLALMKQLGYLGYASGFSLSCMVFFLSAVIYKKFQILCPFEEFSANSTLTHTHSNVTVNHNHGYQNGHVMEDDSYCSPQMFTVNTHTAYTIPILAFAFVCHPEVLPIYTELRNPTQRKMQHVSNVSILIMYTMYFLAALFGYLTFYTNVEPELLHTYSRIDPYDTLILCVRLAVLTAVTLTVPIVLFPVRRAIQEMIFPNKTFNWIRHIAIAVVLLTFINMLVIFAPNILGIFGVIGATSAPCLIFIFPAVFYIRIVPKDKEPMRSTPKIFAACFAGLGVLFMIMSLGFIIIDWTSGSSSGLGGH; from the exons ATGGAACCTGTCAGATCAGAAATGAGTGTCCTTTCCAATGGGAAAGGTCATGACCTGGGAGAAGAAATGTGCGTGCCGATGAAGACTATGATGGAGGAAGAACA CTGTACCCATCACAACAG GTTTGATGATCCTGGCAGCACACTTACTGAGAACATTGAGTTCCTGCCCAACGGCGAGGGAAAGAAGCCACGTTTCACTGAT TTTGAGGGGAAGACCTCTTTTGGCATGTCAGTCTTCAATTTGGGCAATGCCATTATGGGCAGTGGGATATTGGGATTGGCCTACGCTATGGCCAATACTGGCATACTGCTTTTCTT GTTTCTCCTCACGGCTGTAGCTGGTCTCTCTTGCTATTCTATTCACCTCCTGCTGAAGTCCTCTGGTGTTGTGG GAATCAGATCTTATGAACAGCTGGGATTCAGGGCCTTCGGAATGACAGGGAAGTTGGCAGCCGGAATCGCTATCACTCTTCAAAACATTGGAG CCATGTCCAGTTACTTATACATCATCAAGTCAGAGTTCCCGCTGGTGCTGCAGGCGTTTTTGAAAGCAGATACCACTTCAGG GGAATGGTATCTTAATGGAAACTACTTGGTGGTGcttgtgtctctctctgtcaTCCTACCTTTGGCTCTAATGAAACAGCTGG gatACCTTGGTTATGCCAGTGGTTTTTCACTCAGCTGCATGGTCTTCTTCCTCAGTGCA GTGATCTATAAGAAGTTCCAGATTCTGTGCCCATTTGAGGAGTTTTCAGCCAATAGCACGCTGACACACACTCATTCAAACGTGACTGTGAACCACAACCACGGCTACCAGAACGGACATGTGATGGAGGACGACTCCTACTGCAGTCCGCAGATGTTTACCGTCAACACACAT ACTGCATACACCATCCCCATTCTCGCCTTCGCGTTTGTCTGCCACCCTGAGGTCCTGCCCATCTACACTGAACTGCGCAA ccCAACTCAGAGGAAGATGCAGCACGTTTCCAACGTCTCCATTCTGATCATGTACACCATGTACTTCCTTGCTGCTCTCTTTGGATACCTAACATTTTACA CTAATGTTGAGCCCGAGCTTCTGCACACATACAGCAGGATCGACCCTTACGACACTCTCATCCTCTGCGTGCGTTTGGCTGTGCTCACCGCCGTCACGCTGACTGTGCCCATCGTTCTGTTCCCA GTGCGAAGAGCCATTCAAGAGATGATATTCCCTAATAAGACCTTCAACTGGATCCGACACATTGCCATCGCTGTCGTTCTCCTGACCTTCATCAATATGCTGGTCATCTTCGCTCCCAACATCCTGGGCATCTTTGGCGTCATTG GTGCAACATCCGCTCCGTGTCTTATCTTCATCTTCCCTGCTGTCTTCTACATCCGTATTGTTCCCAAGGATAAAGAGCCAATGCGCTCTACTCCTAAAATCTTT gCTGCCTGTTTTGCTGGACTGGGCGTGTTGTTTATGATAATGAGCTTGGGCTTCATCATCATTGATTGGACATCAGGCAGCAGCAGTGGTCTGGGTGGCCACTAG
- the LOC127960061 gene encoding sodium-coupled neutral amino acid transporter 3 isoform X2 codes for MEPVRSEMSVLSNGKGHDLGEEMCVPMKTMMEEEHSCTHHNRFDDPGSTLTENIEFLPNGEGKKPRFTDFEGKTSFGMSVFNLGNAIMGSGILGLAYAMANTGILLFLFLLTAVAGLSCYSIHLLLKSSGVVGIRSYEQLGFRAFGMTGKLAAGIAITLQNIGAMSSYLYIIKSEFPLVLQAFLKADTTSGEWYLNGNYLVVLVSLSVILPLALMKQLGYLGYASGFSLSCMVFFLSAVIYKKFQILCPFEEFSANSTLTHTHSNVTVNHNHGYQNGHVMEDDSYCSPQMFTVNTHTAYTIPILAFAFVCHPEVLPIYTELRNPTQRKMQHVSNVSILIMYTMYFLAALFGYLTFYTNVEPELLHTYSRIDPYDTLILCVRLAVLTAVTLTVPIVLFPVRRAIQEMIFPNKTFNWIRHIAIAVVLLTFINMLVIFAPNILGIFGVIGATSAPCLIFIFPAVFYIRIVPKDKEPMRSTPKIFAACFAGLGVLFMIMSLGFIIIDWTSGSSSGLGGH; via the exons ATGGAACCTGTCAGATCAGAAATGAGTGTCCTTTCCAATGGGAAAGGTCATGACCTGGGAGAAGAAATGTGCGTGCCGATGAAGACTATGATGGAGGAAGAACA CAGCTGTACCCATCACAACAG GTTTGATGATCCTGGCAGCACACTTACTGAGAACATTGAGTTCCTGCCCAACGGCGAGGGAAAGAAGCCACGTTTCACTGAT TTTGAGGGGAAGACCTCTTTTGGCATGTCAGTCTTCAATTTGGGCAATGCCATTATGGGCAGTGGGATATTGGGATTGGCCTACGCTATGGCCAATACTGGCATACTGCTTTTCTT GTTTCTCCTCACGGCTGTAGCTGGTCTCTCTTGCTATTCTATTCACCTCCTGCTGAAGTCCTCTGGTGTTGTGG GAATCAGATCTTATGAACAGCTGGGATTCAGGGCCTTCGGAATGACAGGGAAGTTGGCAGCCGGAATCGCTATCACTCTTCAAAACATTGGAG CCATGTCCAGTTACTTATACATCATCAAGTCAGAGTTCCCGCTGGTGCTGCAGGCGTTTTTGAAAGCAGATACCACTTCAGG GGAATGGTATCTTAATGGAAACTACTTGGTGGTGcttgtgtctctctctgtcaTCCTACCTTTGGCTCTAATGAAACAGCTGG gatACCTTGGTTATGCCAGTGGTTTTTCACTCAGCTGCATGGTCTTCTTCCTCAGTGCA GTGATCTATAAGAAGTTCCAGATTCTGTGCCCATTTGAGGAGTTTTCAGCCAATAGCACGCTGACACACACTCATTCAAACGTGACTGTGAACCACAACCACGGCTACCAGAACGGACATGTGATGGAGGACGACTCCTACTGCAGTCCGCAGATGTTTACCGTCAACACACAT ACTGCATACACCATCCCCATTCTCGCCTTCGCGTTTGTCTGCCACCCTGAGGTCCTGCCCATCTACACTGAACTGCGCAA ccCAACTCAGAGGAAGATGCAGCACGTTTCCAACGTCTCCATTCTGATCATGTACACCATGTACTTCCTTGCTGCTCTCTTTGGATACCTAACATTTTACA CTAATGTTGAGCCCGAGCTTCTGCACACATACAGCAGGATCGACCCTTACGACACTCTCATCCTCTGCGTGCGTTTGGCTGTGCTCACCGCCGTCACGCTGACTGTGCCCATCGTTCTGTTCCCA GTGCGAAGAGCCATTCAAGAGATGATATTCCCTAATAAGACCTTCAACTGGATCCGACACATTGCCATCGCTGTCGTTCTCCTGACCTTCATCAATATGCTGGTCATCTTCGCTCCCAACATCCTGGGCATCTTTGGCGTCATTG GTGCAACATCCGCTCCGTGTCTTATCTTCATCTTCCCTGCTGTCTTCTACATCCGTATTGTTCCCAAGGATAAAGAGCCAATGCGCTCTACTCCTAAAATCTTT gCTGCCTGTTTTGCTGGACTGGGCGTGTTGTTTATGATAATGAGCTTGGGCTTCATCATCATTGATTGGACATCAGGCAGCAGCAGTGGTCTGGGTGGCCACTAG